The proteins below are encoded in one region of Stieleria sp. JC731:
- a CDS encoding RNA polymerase sigma factor, which produces MSDGSDCELIDRVKNKDEAALAAYMQENHAQLCGFVRSITGEHLLAMVEVDDLVQDIAATALTSLSTAPLDQYSPMDWLQQLARRRVVDAHRFHFDAQRRDANRQQSLNAPSGNSSSGDSSGGLEQLLSASMTSPSAVYSRDVRMMRMQEAVGTLSEEQQQAIQMRYAEGLPTKKIAEKLGKTDVAIRVLLSRSMRQLEKILEDVRPTRN; this is translated from the coding sequence ATGTCTGACGGTTCGGATTGTGAATTGATCGATCGGGTCAAAAACAAAGATGAGGCAGCTTTGGCCGCCTACATGCAAGAAAACCATGCTCAGCTGTGTGGCTTTGTTCGTTCAATTACCGGCGAACACCTGTTGGCGATGGTCGAGGTCGATGATTTGGTCCAAGACATTGCCGCGACTGCGTTGACCAGCCTTTCCACCGCGCCGCTTGACCAATATTCCCCGATGGATTGGCTGCAGCAGCTGGCACGCCGACGTGTTGTTGATGCCCATCGATTTCACTTCGATGCGCAGCGGAGAGATGCCAACCGGCAACAGTCACTCAATGCGCCAAGCGGAAATAGCTCATCCGGAGATTCGTCGGGTGGTCTGGAACAGTTGTTGTCGGCAAGCATGACTAGTCCCAGTGCTGTCTACAGTCGCGACGTTCGAATGATGCGAATGCAAGAAGCGGTCGGGACACTAAGCGAAGAACAGCAGCAAGCGATTCAGATGCGGTACGCTGAGGGGCTTCCAACGAAAAAGATCGCCGAAAAGTTGGGCAAGACCGACGTCGCGATTCGTGTTTTGCTTTCGCGGAGCATGCGACAGCTCGAAAAGATCCTTGAAGACGTGCGGCCGACTCGGAATTGA
- a CDS encoding GNAT family N-acetyltransferase: MKQQTRDAITPGEQSIIFQWLREFNQAENGDWWTATEREENQARPLFVTVYSNDQELVGGLIGSTSLKWLRIEIMAVKECSRRRGIGRLLLGAAEKEAHRRGCEYSFVDTMEFQSPNFYTRCGYQIAGRIPDWDSFNHTKFFLTKTLNDSSASGELA, translated from the coding sequence ATGAAGCAGCAGACACGTGACGCAATCACGCCTGGCGAGCAATCGATCATTTTTCAATGGCTTCGTGAGTTCAACCAAGCGGAAAACGGCGATTGGTGGACCGCGACTGAAAGAGAAGAAAATCAAGCGCGTCCACTTTTTGTCACGGTCTACTCAAACGATCAAGAGCTCGTCGGCGGTTTGATCGGATCAACCTCTCTAAAGTGGTTACGCATCGAAATCATGGCGGTCAAAGAATGCTCGCGTCGGCGAGGCATTGGGCGACTGCTATTAGGTGCCGCTGAAAAAGAAGCCCATCGTCGAGGATGCGAATACTCCTTCGTCGACACGATGGAATTTCAAAGCCCAAACTTCTACACCCGGTGTGGCTATCAAATCGCAGGGCGAATTCCCGACTGGGACTCTTTTAACCACACCAAGTTCTTTTTGACCAAGACGCTGAACGATTCAAGCGCAAGCGGCGAGCTTGCCTAA
- a CDS encoding BON domain-containing protein: MISNPTVDDICRKVESSVLRVASISDLKCTNDEGKYVLHGRAPSREDAQLAGVAARLVPGVVTISLEIKVSR, from the coding sequence GTGATATCCAACCCAACTGTTGACGACATTTGCCGAAAAGTTGAATCCTCTGTCCTCCGCGTGGCGTCGATATCAGACCTCAAGTGCACCAATGACGAAGGAAAATACGTGCTTCATGGACGTGCCCCTTCACGTGAAGATGCCCAACTTGCAGGCGTGGCAGCTCGGTTGGTCCCTGGCGTTGTCACAATTTCGCTGGAAATAAAAGTCAGCCGCTAA